Proteins encoded by one window of Salmonirosea aquatica:
- a CDS encoding phage holin family protein, whose amino-acid sequence MGLLIRLVISTVAIMIAGYLLDGVVVSNLTSAIIAAIVLGFLNAFVRPVLQILALPITILTLGLFYFVINILMIYLAAALVDGFAIRDLISAILFALIVAVISGILGMFAD is encoded by the coding sequence ATGGGCTTATTAATACGATTAGTAATCAGCACCGTAGCCATCATGATTGCGGGCTATTTATTGGATGGCGTAGTCGTTTCCAACCTCACCTCTGCTATCATTGCCGCCATTGTGCTCGGCTTCCTCAACGCATTCGTACGGCCGGTCTTGCAGATCCTGGCCCTGCCTATCACGATCCTGACCCTGGGACTATTCTATTTCGTCATCAATATCCTGATGATTTATCTGGCAGCAGCCCTGGTCGATGGATTCGCCATAAGAGACCTTATTTCAGCCATTCTTTTTGCGCTGATTGTAGCAGTCATCTCGGGCATTCTGGGCATGTTTGCCGACTGA
- a CDS encoding geranylgeranylglyceryl/heptaprenylglyceryl phosphate synthase: MQQKNDKIAALLQKKRTEQKKSFAVLLDPDKIDFSSFPDFLRKATEHKVDFFFVGGSLVTHYALDRLVAAIHQHTTIPAILFPGNSLHIEPSADAILLLSLISGRNPELLIGQHVIAAPVLRQSRLEILPTGYMLVESGKLTTVSYISNTIPMPHDKPSVAACTAMAGEMLGLRLMYLDAGSGAQYAVPDTIIAAVRAVTQTPLIVGGGINTGEKAYAALEAGADVIVVGNGIEHNPLLLPEIAQCVQSFNQNSINTI, encoded by the coding sequence ATGCAGCAAAAGAATGATAAAATAGCGGCCCTCTTGCAGAAAAAGCGTACCGAGCAAAAGAAATCCTTTGCGGTATTGCTCGATCCTGATAAGATTGACTTTTCTTCTTTTCCCGACTTTCTGCGTAAGGCCACGGAACACAAGGTTGATTTTTTCTTTGTGGGAGGCAGTCTGGTAACACACTATGCCCTCGACCGACTGGTGGCGGCCATTCATCAGCATACCACGATCCCCGCCATCCTGTTTCCGGGCAACAGCCTGCATATCGAACCCAGTGCCGACGCCATTCTGCTGCTTTCGCTCATCTCCGGCCGTAATCCCGAACTTCTGATCGGGCAACACGTCATTGCGGCGCCCGTGCTGCGCCAGAGCAGACTGGAAATTCTGCCGACGGGCTACATGCTGGTGGAAAGTGGCAAGCTCACGACGGTATCCTACATTAGCAACACGATTCCCATGCCGCACGACAAGCCCAGCGTAGCTGCCTGCACGGCCATGGCCGGAGAAATGCTCGGTTTGCGGCTCATGTACCTCGACGCGGGCAGTGGCGCCCAGTACGCCGTGCCGGATACCATCATCGCCGCCGTACGGGCCGTTACCCAGACCCCCCTGATCGTAGGGGGCGGGATCAATACCGGCGAAAAGGCCTATGCGGCCCTCGAAGCCGGCGCGGATGTGATCGTGGTAGGGAACGGCATTGAGCACAATCCGCTCCTTCTTCCCGAAATAGCACAATGCGTACAGTCCTTCAACCAGAATTCCATAAATACCATCTGA
- the hisIE gene encoding bifunctional phosphoribosyl-AMP cyclohydrolase/phosphoribosyl-ATP diphosphatase HisIE: MSQKIDFQKSPDGLLPAIIQDYATGKVLMLGYMNAEALEKTQAENKVTFFSRSKQRLWTKGETSSNFLNVKEIRIDCDGDTILIKAAPDGPTCHTGADTCFNEDNDGQALFLNYLQKKIIRDRKENPSESSYTTSLFNRGVNKIAQKVGEEAVEVVIEAKDSNDDLFKGEVADLLFHLLVLLEHKNIDLDEVISVLRTRHR, encoded by the coding sequence ATGTCTCAAAAAATCGATTTTCAAAAATCTCCCGACGGTCTTCTGCCTGCAATCATTCAGGACTACGCAACGGGTAAAGTCCTCATGTTGGGCTACATGAACGCCGAGGCACTGGAAAAAACCCAGGCGGAAAACAAAGTGACGTTTTTCAGTCGCAGCAAACAACGGTTGTGGACCAAGGGCGAAACTTCCTCTAATTTTCTGAATGTCAAAGAAATTCGGATCGACTGTGACGGGGATACCATCCTGATCAAGGCCGCCCCCGATGGCCCTACCTGCCATACCGGAGCCGACACCTGTTTCAATGAGGATAATGACGGACAGGCGCTGTTTCTGAACTACCTACAGAAGAAAATCATCCGCGACCGGAAGGAGAATCCATCCGAGTCCTCCTATACTACCTCGCTTTTCAATCGGGGGGTAAACAAGATTGCGCAGAAAGTGGGAGAAGAAGCCGTGGAGGTCGTCATTGAGGCCAAAGATTCCAACGACGACCTTTTCAAAGGGGAGGTAGCCGACCTGCTGTTCCATTTATTGGTATTGCTCGAACACAAAAACATTGACTTAGATGAAGTAATTAGCGTACTTCGTACCCGTCACCGTTAA
- a CDS encoding M16 family metallopeptidase, with product MHLDRTIAPPFQVIRHINLPAVETLTLDNGLPLHVINIGDQPIVRLECLFEAGTWYESTPGASYFAIKMLPEGTSARGSAEISAAFDRVGAFTEMSHTSDRSGIVVYCLARFLPEVLPVVQELIAEASFPEKEWNDLRNITLQNHRVNWEKNAFRATAHFREAIFGPAHPYGHQRDEEQIIGLAKEEAIAHYKSQIQHAPYRLVMAGKVGREEIDAVNAFLGKGTPFADTEQTSPSFVLNPTDQKQLTIERPESLQSSIRYGKRLFTRHHPDYYKMLVTNEILGGYFGSRLMKNIREEKGLTYGISSNVSTLRHEGYFMIGTDVKKEFTQQTLSEIRKEISLLQTVPVPEDELQTVKNFMAGEFAGSLNTAFDVADRQKILIMDGLPADFFDRYIEQIHATTAEDIMYLAQTHLALDTMTEVVVGGM from the coding sequence ATGCATCTAGACCGAACCATTGCCCCGCCTTTTCAGGTAATCCGCCATATCAACTTGCCTGCCGTCGAAACCCTGACGCTGGACAACGGCTTGCCCCTGCACGTTATCAACATCGGCGATCAGCCCATAGTCCGGCTGGAATGTCTTTTTGAGGCTGGTACCTGGTACGAATCCACGCCGGGAGCCTCCTATTTTGCCATCAAAATGCTGCCTGAGGGTACCTCTGCCCGCGGATCGGCCGAGATTAGTGCGGCCTTCGACCGGGTGGGTGCCTTTACCGAGATGAGCCACACGTCCGACCGTTCGGGCATTGTGGTATACTGTCTGGCGCGTTTCCTACCAGAGGTACTGCCCGTGGTGCAGGAGCTTATAGCCGAAGCTTCTTTTCCGGAAAAAGAATGGAATGACCTGCGCAACATCACTTTACAGAATCATCGTGTCAATTGGGAAAAGAACGCTTTCCGCGCTACGGCCCATTTTCGGGAAGCCATCTTCGGGCCGGCACATCCCTACGGCCACCAACGTGACGAGGAGCAGATCATTGGATTAGCGAAGGAGGAAGCCATAGCCCACTACAAATCCCAGATTCAGCACGCTCCCTACCGGCTGGTCATGGCAGGCAAGGTAGGCCGCGAAGAAATTGATGCGGTGAATGCTTTTCTGGGGAAAGGTACCCCCTTCGCTGATACGGAGCAGACTTCACCCTCGTTTGTATTGAACCCGACCGACCAAAAGCAACTTACCATAGAACGGCCCGAAAGTCTACAATCGTCCATCCGGTACGGCAAACGGTTATTCACCCGCCATCACCCTGATTATTATAAAATGTTGGTTACGAACGAGATTCTGGGGGGATACTTCGGATCGAGGCTCATGAAGAACATCCGGGAAGAAAAAGGACTTACCTATGGCATTTCGTCCAACGTTTCGACTCTCCGGCACGAGGGGTACTTTATGATTGGAACGGACGTAAAGAAAGAATTCACCCAACAGACCCTGAGCGAGATTCGTAAGGAAATAAGCCTGCTACAAACGGTACCCGTACCCGAAGACGAACTGCAGACCGTCAAGAATTTTATGGCCGGCGAGTTTGCCGGTTCACTCAACACCGCCTTCGATGTGGCCGACCGTCAGAAAATTCTGATCATGGATGGCCTTCCCGCCGATTTCTTTGACCGATACATTGAGCAAATTCACGCCACGACCGCCGAGGACATCATGTACCTTGCCCAAACACATCTGGCGCTTGACACCATGACCGAAGTAGTCGTCGGCGGTATGTAA
- the porU gene encoding type IX secretion system sortase PorU produces MAVIGIRGRCYAQVPSVLAEGTWYKVAVTQSGVYRIDAGKLREMGINVAGLNPKNLQMYGNGGAMLPQSNALPRPVDLIQLAIWVKGEADNRFDESDALYFYAEGPHVVRFDSAQKSFTHQINAYSDSGYYYLTVGAQPGLRVVDVASQTNTGTPIDQFDDYWFHEEETVNHLQSGREWWGEYLGLSGQVHLKAELPGVVPNSVALLRGAGIASAQVPTRLLWRVNGQDVGEQSQGTVSTYRYDLKAQRSEKSYTFTLDNTPTATFDIGVEFDKNGQSNAQAYLDYAALQIKRQLRAYATQQIYRFLPGADSSVTYSFKDIPTDWQWWDISDPPRPQKGTLIRSADATAEFNAADGHTVRTYVGFSLSQAGEPLDWQKVPNQNLHALAVPDLLIITPATWQNEALRLADFRQKNDGLKTAVVTTEQVFNEFSAGKPDPTALRDLVRYLYQQNPDRLRYLLLFGDATYDYKNRSGTQSATQQRQWVPVYESRESLHPVFTYSSDDYFGFLDDQEGEWLETPAGDHALDLGIGRLPVKSREEARTVVDKLIHYGASPQTLGRWRNRISFVADDGDGNIHQQHADLLATQIQDRFLAQRLFVDAFPHVISPEGVKTPDLNATIRQRINEGTLILNYTGHGGTTGWAEEQILTLADMQSVRGYDNLPLLLTATCEFGRYDDPAVVSGAELMVLSPRGAAIGALTTTRPVFSSTNFSLNKAFYEALAAGNAATRVGDLMKHTKNNSLSGSLNRNFALLGDPSMQLAQAEYEVKWATEPDTLSALKKVTLKGTIHQQGTPQTATSFDGTASVTVYDKPVRFRTNGEGGTAAEYSELRNKLYDGLVTVKQGQFTVSFVVPRNIDYRPGPGRVSVYAIRSDSLADAAGQLDIWVGGADASPADQTPPQLTAYLNDSTFRDGQTVPANSVLWIRASDESGISISSAGLGQNPTAILNDTVTYVLNDYFQAQPNDYQQGTFRFPLDDLPAGSYTLRIKIWDNYTNSAEQTLRFIVAGERGIRLSTSTLFPNPFKERLSFTIAHNRPEEDIELTIRLFSISGQLIHTFNHIYYASEPLLTGTIELNASSLFIDPKITLYLYDVQIRSIQDQTTARQAGKLLHTP; encoded by the coding sequence TTGGCTGTCATAGGCATAAGAGGAAGATGTTACGCTCAGGTACCCTCCGTGCTGGCCGAAGGTACCTGGTACAAAGTTGCCGTTACCCAGTCGGGCGTATACCGGATCGATGCCGGGAAGCTACGCGAAATGGGCATCAATGTGGCCGGATTGAACCCCAAGAATCTGCAAATGTACGGCAATGGGGGCGCCATGTTGCCGCAAAGCAACGCATTGCCGCGTCCCGTCGATCTTATTCAGCTTGCCATTTGGGTAAAAGGTGAGGCAGATAACCGTTTCGATGAATCCGATGCGCTGTACTTCTACGCCGAAGGGCCGCACGTGGTACGCTTCGATTCAGCGCAAAAATCCTTCACCCATCAGATCAATGCCTACTCCGATAGCGGCTACTATTACCTGACTGTCGGCGCACAGCCGGGCTTGCGCGTGGTGGATGTTGCTTCCCAAACAAACACAGGTACCCCGATAGATCAGTTTGACGACTACTGGTTTCATGAAGAAGAAACCGTCAACCACCTGCAATCGGGCCGGGAATGGTGGGGCGAGTACCTGGGCTTATCGGGGCAGGTACATCTTAAAGCTGAGTTACCGGGTGTGGTACCCAATTCGGTCGCTTTGCTTCGGGGTGCAGGTATTGCGTCGGCGCAGGTACCTACCCGCCTGCTCTGGCGGGTCAATGGACAGGATGTGGGCGAACAGTCGCAAGGAACCGTCAGTACCTACCGCTACGATCTGAAAGCACAGCGCAGCGAAAAGAGCTACACTTTTACTTTGGACAATACGCCTACGGCCACTTTCGATATTGGAGTCGAATTTGACAAGAATGGCCAAAGCAACGCCCAGGCCTACTTGGATTACGCCGCTTTGCAGATAAAACGACAGCTCCGTGCCTACGCAACGCAGCAAATCTACCGTTTCCTGCCTGGGGCGGACTCTTCTGTTACTTATTCATTTAAAGATATACCCACGGATTGGCAGTGGTGGGATATTTCAGACCCGCCGCGCCCGCAAAAGGGTACCTTAATACGCAGCGCCGACGCAACGGCAGAATTCAATGCTGCCGATGGCCATACGGTACGCACCTACGTTGGCTTCTCCCTCTCACAGGCCGGAGAACCTCTGGACTGGCAAAAGGTACCCAACCAAAACCTACACGCTCTGGCCGTTCCTGATTTGCTGATCATTACGCCCGCAACCTGGCAAAATGAAGCGTTGCGCCTGGCGGATTTCCGTCAGAAAAACGACGGGTTAAAAACTGCCGTAGTAACAACCGAACAGGTGTTTAACGAATTTTCAGCGGGAAAGCCTGATCCCACCGCGCTTCGGGATTTGGTAAGGTACCTTTACCAGCAGAATCCGGACCGCCTGCGCTACCTGTTACTTTTCGGCGATGCTACCTACGACTATAAGAACCGCAGTGGTACCCAGTCGGCCACGCAACAGCGGCAGTGGGTACCTGTGTACGAGAGCCGCGAGTCGCTGCATCCGGTTTTCACCTATTCTTCCGACGATTATTTTGGTTTCCTGGACGACCAGGAAGGCGAATGGCTGGAAACTCCGGCGGGTGATCATGCGCTGGATTTGGGCATTGGGCGCCTGCCCGTCAAATCGCGCGAAGAAGCCCGTACGGTCGTGGATAAGTTGATTCATTATGGTGCTTCGCCCCAGACGTTGGGACGCTGGCGTAACCGGATTAGTTTTGTGGCCGACGATGGCGACGGAAACATCCACCAGCAGCATGCCGATCTGCTGGCCACTCAAATCCAGGATCGCTTTCTGGCTCAGCGCCTCTTCGTCGATGCCTTTCCGCACGTCATTTCTCCCGAAGGCGTCAAAACGCCCGACCTGAACGCCACGATCCGGCAGCGGATCAACGAAGGTACCCTGATCCTGAATTACACCGGCCATGGGGGTACCACAGGCTGGGCCGAAGAACAAATTCTGACCCTGGCCGACATGCAATCTGTGCGCGGCTACGACAATCTACCGCTACTGCTGACGGCAACCTGTGAGTTCGGCCGCTATGACGACCCGGCCGTGGTTTCCGGAGCCGAACTGATGGTGCTTAGTCCCCGAGGAGCGGCCATCGGGGCGCTTACCACAACCCGACCGGTCTTTTCGAGTACTAATTTTTCCCTGAACAAAGCCTTTTATGAAGCTTTGGCCGCCGGAAATGCCGCGACACGTGTGGGCGATTTGATGAAGCATACCAAGAACAATAGCCTGAGCGGCAGCCTCAACCGGAATTTTGCCTTACTGGGCGACCCGTCCATGCAACTGGCACAAGCCGAATATGAAGTAAAATGGGCAACTGAACCGGACACCCTGAGTGCCCTGAAAAAAGTGACACTAAAGGGTACCATCCATCAACAGGGTACCCCGCAGACCGCTACCAGTTTCGACGGAACGGCTTCAGTTACGGTGTACGATAAGCCTGTCCGTTTTCGTACCAATGGTGAAGGAGGCACGGCTGCCGAGTACAGCGAACTAAGAAACAAACTGTATGATGGGCTGGTGACTGTGAAACAGGGCCAATTCACAGTAAGCTTTGTGGTACCCCGTAATATCGACTACCGCCCCGGCCCTGGCCGTGTGAGTGTGTACGCTATCCGGAGCGACAGCCTGGCCGATGCCGCCGGACAACTCGATATTTGGGTAGGAGGAGCCGACGCAAGCCCAGCCGACCAGACGCCTCCACAGCTTACCGCTTACCTCAACGACAGTACCTTCCGGGATGGGCAGACGGTACCCGCCAATTCTGTGTTGTGGATCAGGGCCTCTGACGAGAGCGGTATCAGTATTTCCTCGGCGGGCCTGGGACAGAATCCTACGGCTATACTGAACGACACGGTCACTTATGTGTTGAATGACTATTTTCAGGCCCAGCCTAACGACTATCAGCAGGGTACCTTCCGTTTTCCGCTGGATGATCTTCCTGCGGGAAGCTATACACTCCGGATAAAAATCTGGGACAATTATACTAATTCAGCCGAACAGACGTTGCGATTTATAGTCGCCGGGGAGCGCGGAATCCGACTGAGTACTTCTACGCTCTTCCCCAACCCATTCAAAGAGCGACTATCGTTCACTATCGCGCACAACCGGCCGGAAGAAGACATAGAGCTTACGATCCGGCTGTTCAGTATATCAGGCCAGTTAATACATACATTTAACCATATATACTATGCCAGCGAACCACTTCTTACCGGAACGATCGAGTTAAATGCCAGCAGCCTTTTTATTGATCCAAAAATTACCCTATACTTGTACGATGTACAAATACGTTCTATCCAAGATCAAACTACGGCCCGACAAGCTGGAAAGCTGTTGCACACCCCCTGA
- the porV gene encoding type IX secretion system outer membrane channel protein PorV, whose product MNRLFVSLSSAFLLCGGFMTAQAQLVTGQDTTGRIPTTPLAFLNFSPDARSAALGDAGVALSPDANATYWNPAKLPYLKDDFGVSLSYTPWLRNLVDDMYFTYLTGYKKVAKGQVVALSVNYFDLGVLDFRNNVGANTGTFNSREFMVGATYGRQLGENFSVGLTLKYVNSNLAGSSIVNNISIRPASTAAGDISAYYKKEFNNEETGSNLTWSWGLMISNLGGKVSYGSSDKYFIPTNFKLGTGLSFTADGRNRFNFVLDANKLMVPTPPVYVIQNNQPVVVRGRDPRDLSTLGGIFGSFADAPDGFSEELKEIMISTGVEYWYNDVFAARFGYFSESRMKGDRKYFTVGFGARFQEKYGVDFAYLMPQRQGSPLAQTLRISLSMNLKKKDRTLLEEELEN is encoded by the coding sequence ATGAATCGTCTTTTCGTTAGTCTTTCTTCCGCTTTTCTCCTTTGCGGAGGATTCATGACCGCCCAAGCTCAGCTTGTCACGGGACAGGACACCACAGGTCGCATTCCCACCACTCCGCTTGCTTTCCTTAATTTCTCACCCGATGCCCGCTCTGCCGCGCTGGGTGATGCTGGAGTAGCCCTTAGCCCCGATGCCAACGCCACCTACTGGAATCCCGCCAAGCTGCCCTACCTGAAGGACGATTTTGGCGTGTCCTTATCGTATACCCCGTGGTTGCGCAATCTGGTGGATGATATGTACTTTACCTACCTGACGGGCTACAAGAAGGTAGCCAAAGGGCAGGTAGTGGCGCTTTCGGTTAACTATTTCGATCTGGGCGTGCTGGATTTTCGCAACAACGTAGGTGCCAATACTGGTACTTTCAACTCCCGGGAGTTTATGGTAGGGGCCACCTACGGCCGTCAGCTGGGCGAAAATTTTTCGGTCGGACTAACGTTAAAATATGTCAATTCCAATTTGGCGGGTAGTTCCATTGTAAATAACATTTCAATCCGCCCGGCTTCCACAGCCGCAGGTGATATCAGCGCCTACTATAAGAAAGAATTCAACAACGAAGAAACGGGCAGTAACCTTACCTGGTCGTGGGGACTGATGATCTCCAACTTGGGTGGCAAGGTGTCGTATGGTAGTTCCGATAAGTACTTTATCCCTACCAATTTCAAATTGGGGACCGGTCTTTCCTTCACCGCCGATGGGCGTAACCGTTTTAATTTCGTCCTCGATGCTAACAAACTGATGGTACCTACCCCGCCCGTCTATGTGATACAGAACAACCAACCCGTCGTAGTCCGGGGTCGCGACCCTCGGGACTTGTCCACCCTGGGTGGTATCTTCGGCTCGTTCGCCGATGCGCCCGATGGGTTTAGCGAAGAGTTGAAAGAAATCATGATTTCGACCGGTGTCGAATACTGGTACAACGACGTATTCGCGGCCCGCTTCGGCTATTTTAGTGAGAGCCGGATGAAGGGCGACCGCAAGTACTTTACGGTCGGTTTTGGAGCACGTTTCCAGGAAAAATACGGAGTGGATTTCGCCTACCTCATGCCCCAGCGGCAAGGAAGCCCCCTGGCTCAGACCTTACGCATTTCGTTATCCATGAATCTGAAAAAGAAAGACCGGACGCTGCTCGAGGAGGAGTTGGAAAACTAG
- the hisF gene encoding imidazole glycerol phosphate synthase subunit HisF, whose translation MLTKRIIPCLDVKDGRTVKGVNFVNLRDAGDAVELGALYAEQGADELVFLDITATVEGRGTFIELVRRVAHTINIPFTVGGGISSKADVSALLHAGADKVSINSAAVRNPGLINELALEFGSQCIVVAIDSRYIPHVEDVPEAGGDHIVHTHGGRTPTEKRTIVWAKEVEDRGAGEILLTSMDTDGTKAGFALELTATVSGNANIPVIASGGAGTMAHFQEVFTTGKADAGLAASIFHFREIDIPDLKRYLQTQGLPMRMTN comes from the coding sequence ATGCTGACCAAACGAATAATCCCCTGCCTGGATGTGAAGGACGGCCGCACCGTGAAGGGCGTCAATTTTGTGAACCTGCGCGATGCGGGCGACGCCGTGGAGCTGGGCGCACTCTACGCCGAACAGGGCGCCGACGAGCTGGTTTTCCTTGACATCACGGCCACCGTCGAGGGTAGGGGTACCTTTATAGAACTGGTCAGGCGCGTGGCACATACCATTAACATTCCTTTTACGGTAGGCGGCGGTATTTCGTCCAAAGCCGACGTGTCGGCCCTCCTGCACGCGGGGGCCGATAAGGTTTCCATCAATTCGGCGGCGGTGCGTAATCCCGGTCTTATCAATGAGCTGGCCCTCGAATTCGGCAGCCAGTGCATCGTCGTAGCCATCGATAGCCGCTATATACCGCACGTAGAGGACGTTCCCGAAGCGGGCGGCGATCACATCGTCCATACCCACGGCGGCCGTACCCCCACCGAAAAACGTACCATTGTCTGGGCCAAGGAAGTGGAAGACCGCGGTGCAGGTGAAATCCTGCTCACCTCGATGGACACCGACGGTACCAAGGCGGGTTTCGCCCTTGAACTCACGGCTACTGTTTCGGGTAACGCCAACATACCCGTCATTGCCTCGGGTGGGGCGGGTACCATGGCCCATTTTCAGGAAGTATTTACCACGGGTAAAGCCGATGCCGGGTTGGCCGCCAGTATTTTTCACTTTCGCGAAATCGACATTCCTGATCTGAAAAGGTACCTGCAGACTCAGGGCCTGCCTATGCGGATGACGAACTAA